The Corynebacterium coyleae genome segment ATTTTGTGACCTTGGATGACTGTGTCGTTTTGAGGAGTCGTCTGCACGGATTTCAGAAGTCCTCTGTACTATCGCCATCCACTCCGGAGAGGCCGCGGGCGTTCGTCCACTTCATCTGGAACGCGATTCGACAGAGCGCATTCAATACGATGGTCTTTTTCTCCCTGCGAAGGATGGGGGCAGTTTAGGGTGCCAGGGTGTTGACCAGATCGAGGAATTCCTCAGCGTAGGCAATTTGCTTGCGTAGCTTTTCGTAGCGGGTGCGCGTCTCCTCACGAATGTCGGCAAGGGTGGCCTTGGCATTACTCCGTGCCTGCTGTGCGGTATCACTTTCCTGCCCGCCATCTGAACTATGAAGAATCTCCGCAGCTTCCAGGAATTCCCGCATCTGATCCAGAGTAAACCCCAGCGGTTTCATCCGTCGCACCAGCAAAACACGACGTACATCAGCCTCACTATAAAGCCTGAACCCACCAGGGCTACGCCCCGATGGGGTAATCAGGCCGACGTTGTCATAATAACGCAAGGTGGGAATCGACAACCCCGTCTGGTCAACGACCTCGCCGATCTTGAAATTACTGTTTTGCATTGCCTGTTCTCCTTCACGGTGATGTTGCCCACGGGTTCCTGTGCCTGGGTTGGCGGTTGAGTAAAACTCCCGCTACCATGACCACCATCACCAAACCTAAAGTTACTAGAGGGTTGGATTCCTTTCGGGCGTTCGCCCAGTTACCTATCCCCTCAAAGATTGGACATCTATGACTGAAACTAGCACGGCGGCCCCCCGCCCCCTCCTGAGTCCAGACGGCGCTGATGCCCCTACCGGGATCATCGCATCCTTCCGTTACGCATTTTCTTCCCCCGCCCGTATCCGTATAGAGATTCTGGCCGGACTGGCAGTATCCCTGGCGCTGATCCCTGAGGCCATTGCCTTTTCCATCCTTGCCGGTGTTGACCCAGCCATGGGTCTGTTTTCCTCGGTAGTCATGGCCATTGCGATCGCCTTTACCGGTGGCCGCCCGGCAATGATCACCGGCGCCACCGGGGCTATTGCCCTAGTCATTGCTCCTGTGGCGCGTGGTTACGGGATGGATTATTTCATCGCCACCGTCCTGTTGGGCGGTGTCCTACAAATCGTGCTCGGCGCCCTCGGTGTGGCGAAACTTCAGCGTTTTATCCCCCGATCGGTGATGCTGGGTTTCGTCAATGCACTGGGCATTATGATTTTCACCGCCCAACTCGAACACCTCATTGATGTGCCTTGGATAGTCTACCCACTCGTCGGCTTGGGTGTGGTGATCATGATTTTCTTCCCCAAGCTCACCAGTGTGATCCCCGCCCCGCTGGTCACGATTATCGTGCTCACCGGTTTGGTCATTGCCGCCGGTTTGACTGTCCCGACGGTCTCGGACATGGGCAAGATGCCGGAGACCTTACCGTCCCTGTTTATTCCGAACGTGCCGTGGACGTTGGAGACCCTGCAGATCATCGCGCCTTATGCCCTGGCCATGGCCGTGGTCGGTCTCATGGAATCGTTGATGACCGCCAAGCTCGTCGATGACATCACCGACACTCATTCCGATAAAACTCGTGAATCCTGGGGACAGGGGGTGGCTAATATTGCCTCCGGTTTCTTCGGCGGCATGGGTGGCTGCGCGATGATCGGTCAAACCATGATCAACGTCCGCGAATCCGGGGCACGTACCCGCCTATCCACCCTGTTAGCCGGTGTGTTCCTGCTGGTCCTGGTCCTGGCACTGGGCGACATCGTTGGCATGATCCCGATGGCTGCGCTGGTGGCAATCATGATCATGGTCTCGGTCGGCACCATCGACTGGCACTCGGTGCATCCACGCACCCTTAAACTCATGCCGGTCTCTGAGACCATTGTTATGGCCGTGACGATTATTGCCACCCTAGCCACCAGCAACCTGGCCATTGGTGTGGTGTTGGGTGTGGTCACCGCGATGATCATGTTCGCCCGTCGGATGGCACATATCGCTTCCATTGAAAAGGTCTCCGAGATCGACAGCGACGGCGATGGCGAGATTGATACTCGTACCTACCGGGTGCATGGCCAGTTGTTTTGGGCATCAAGCAATGACCTGGTTTATCGCTTTGATTACACCGATTCTGCCCGTCATATCACTATTGATCTCACTGAGGCGGAGATCTGGGATGCCTCCACGGTCGCGACCTTTGACGCGATTACGCAGAAGTTCCAGGACAGAGGCAAAACCGTGTCCATTATCGGGCTCGACGGTCCCAGTCAGGACCGGCTGAACCGCCTGTCTGGCCGGCTTGGCACCGGCCACTAACATCCCCCGACTCGAGCACATCGACTTGGCGCCCCAACTTATAACCGGGGCGCCAGTTTATTGGTGCTGTTGCAAAGTTGGGGCATAGGAAGAGCATAAAAGAAGCGTAGCGGTTAACCGCTACGCTGTGTTGTGGGGATTTTTACTTTTTACGGTGCACGTGTTCTAGTTAGTGGTTCGTTTCTTTCCTCGGGTGATTGCGACGGTATTCCTCGACTAAGTGAGCAATACCCGGCGCAGCCTGGGACAACATCCAGGTCATAAGCGCTATAAGAACCCCTATGACGATAAGTGTTAACGCCAACCAGCCCAGTGTTGGGCCGATGCCGTTGGCCTCCTGGACGTGACCCCACAAGGCAGACACGCCGTCGGGTATGCCGAGCATACTTAGCAGCCCGTTCCCCAAGGCTCCGACAGCAACGAGTGCGATAGCAACGAAGAGAACACTGGCTGCAATCCACGAGGCAGACATGCAGGCCTTAATAAAGTTCGTGTTCGACTTTTCCATGTCGTCGTTGTACTTTTTGCGCTCTGCACGTATCTTCTCCAGCAGCTTTTCGTTGGACTCCTTCTCCTGGAGCAGGGCGCTGCGAGCCTTCTTAGATGCTTCTGCTGCCTTGTGCAGGCTTTCGGACTCTTTCGACATTGCCTCAGATACAGCTACTTCTACCAGCGGTTCCAGGCTAGAAGTCAGGCTCGAAGTCATCTGAGCGTTCAGGCTCTGGGCTACTGCTTGGCTGGAATCCTTGTCGAGATGGATGGGGCTTTCGGCTGCTTTGAGTACCAGCTGTTGCATCCTTGTCAGACGCGACATCTGCTCGCTTATCTCGATTAGGTACCCTTTTACCCCCTCCAGGCCGTTGGGCAGATCCTCGATGTTCCTTATCAGCCCGGTGATCATGGTTGCGTCCCTTAGTGTGGTGTAACGCTTGCTGATGGTGGGCCCTGGAAAATGCAGGGGCGGCCATCGTCAGTAACCTTTCGACTCAACTACCACATCTCACCGAAAGGAACATGACGATGACCGCTGATCCGCATTCTATCGACCCAACAACCTATCTGGATGATCTGCTCGCTCAAGCCTCTCCGGATTTGATGCGCCAGATGCTGCAAGGGTTTATCAACCAAATCCTCTCCGCCCAGGCCGACACCGTCTGCGGCGCCGAATACGGGGTCGCCTCCACCGAGCGGGTCAACCACCGCAACGGGTATCGCCACCGCGACCTTGACACCCGTGTCGGCACGATCGACGTAGCAGTGCCGAAGCTGCGCCACGGCGCGTTCTTCCCAGAATGGCTGTTAGAGCGACGCTCACGAGCAGAACGAGCCTTATCGACTGTGATCGCCACCTGCTATCTCAAAGGGGTTTCCACCCGCAGGATGAACGATCTGGTGGCCACCCTTGGCATTTCCAACCTGTCGAAATCGCAAGTCTCGCGGATGTCGGAAGAACTCGACGAGATGGTCGCAGACTTCAGAAATCGCCCCCTGGACCCCGGCGGGTACGCCTACCTGTCCTGCGACGCACTGACGATCAAAGTGCGCGAAGGCGGCCGGGTGGTCAAATGCTCAGTGCTGCTTGCCACCGGTGTCAACGCCGATGGCTACCGGGAAATGCTCGGCATGCACGTCGCCACTGCGGAATCCAACGCATCGTGGAAAGGCTTCTTCCAAGACCTCAAAGCCCGCGGACTTCGTGGTGTCTTCCTTGTCACCAGTGATGCCCACGAAGGCATCCAGCATGCCATTTCCGAAGTGCTGCCCGATGCCTCCTGGCAGCGGTGCCGCACCCACTTTGCCAAAAACCTCTACGAGAAAGTCCCCAAAATGCAGTGGCCGATGGTCTTAAGCGATGTTCCAGACGATCTTCCAACAACCGGATGAGGAATCAACCTGGGCGCAAGCCCGTGAAGTTGTTGACTTGTTGGAACCGAAGTTTCCCGAGGTTGCAGCCTATTTGGAGGAATCACTCGATGAGGTGCTGGCGTTTACCGCAGCACCGAAACCAGTCTGGACAAAGGTGTGGTCGAACAACCCCACTGAACGGCTCAACCGGGAGATCCGCCGGCGCACCGACGTCGTTGGCATCTTCCCGAACCGCGAATCCATCATCCGGCTTGTCGGCGCGGTCCTCGCTGAACAGCACGACGATTGGATCCAACAAAAACGCTACATGTCACTATCTGCACTCGAACACACCAAACGCCTCATGCACCAAACAGGAGGTGATCATGGCGACCACCACCAACTAACCGCCTAACCAAAACCCCGAACTTCATACCGAGCCGAAAGCACAAACGGCTACACCACTTCACGGGACTTGACCCAATCTATGAGCCCTCTGTCATGGCTTTAAGCGCCGCAACGTGCTGTGCATAGGCTTCTGTTCCAGTCTGGGTCAACGCGACCCAGACGGCGTCTTTCGCGCGCGTGGAGCCATATTCGCGGGTGCGGCTGATATAGCCGCTGTCCTCAAGATGTTTCAACTGCTTGGAAAGCGTATCGGCAGGAAGCTCGGTGAGCTCTGCAAGCACGGCGTATTTCATCTGCCTGCCGCCGGTTGCGCCTGAATGGAACAGCGTGGCACAAATTTTAAGCCGATTGATGGGGTGGATGACCGGATCCAGCTTTGCTGGGCGTGGTGAAGGATCCTTAGACATTGACGCCCTTTACGGCGGCGTTGCGGTTCTCATACAACATCCATGCCGTCGCCGTAGAAACAACGACGCCGCAGACAATCATCCACGGCCAAGTATCAGGCGTCGGCACGGTGGAGAACATCATGGCACCTGGCAGCAGTACTCGTGACCAGGTGGCGCGATCATTACTCGGCCCCATATTGGGATTGACCCGAACGAAGGGGTTCGCAATCTTATCTTTGAGGAGATAGCCCAGAACGAACGTCGGTACAAGAACCGCGAGGCCGTACCACCATGACAGCTTGAATAGCGCGATACCGCCGCCGGCGCCAAGCGCCACTATCGCCACCGCCCACCAGCTCTGCGTCCACGTGGTGCGCTTTTGAACGTCGTGAATGATCTTAAGGTCGTCGCTCATCGTTCTTCTCCCTAACGTCAACTTCACTGGCTTGCAATTAAGGCAAGTGTAATACTTGCCTTAATTGCAAGTCTAATGCTTGCCAAGTGTGCAAGTGAAAGACTGTGCATAGTGGGGATACAGCTACGCATGGGGTCTAACGGGGCTGGTGGTCTGCTACTGTGACATCTGGCCGACTTTTATTGACTGAGGCTCCACGGCCTTACATCGCCCATCGGGTAGTGCCTTTGCTGGTTGTTCCATTGCGTTTGGTATCACCGCCGCAGTAGCAGCGTGGTCGGTTCTTTGGCATTGAGCCACCACACCACCGCCTACTACCACAGACTGGCAGCCACACCGGGGATTCACCGTGTTGAGGCCAGATATATGCTCCCAAAGCATATATTTCACGCTACCCTACAGGTCAGAACCTAAAAATCCCCGATCCCAGACACACTTTCTGGCCCCTAACCCCAGAAGACCTACTCCAGCCCGAAGAGCTCCCGTTGGAAATCCGTGGGGTTCTTCAGCTTCTCGGATTCGGGCAGTGGGCCGGGGAGGGTGGTGCCTGCGGCGAAGGGGGAGCCCGGGAGATGGTCGCGGCCGTGGGGTTGGGTGAGGCCGGAAAGGTCGGGGCCGGAGGGGACGATCCGGGTGGGGTTCACTTCGCGGTGGACGATGTAGTAGTGCTGTTTGATCTCCGTGAAATCGGTGGTGTCGCCGAAGCCGGGGGTTTGGAATAGCTCGCGGAGGTAGCCGTAGACGTTGGGCATTTCGGTGATCTTGTTGCGGTTCGTCTTGAAGTGGCCGTGGTAGACGGCATCGAAGCGGATGAGGGTGGTGTAGGCGCGGATGTCGGTCTCTGTGATGTGTTCGCCCATGATGAAGCGGTGGTTGGCTAGGCGGTCTTCGAGCCAGTCGAGGACCTCAAACACGTCGTCGTAGGCTTCTTCGTAGGCGTCTTGGGAGGCTGAGAATCCGGCGCGGTACACGCCGTTGTTGAACTTGCGGAAGAGGAAGTCGTTGATCGCCTCCGCCTCTTCGCGCAGCTCTTCCGGTGGCAGCAGGTTCGGGGCGCCGGGGCGGTGGTAGGCGGTCCACTCGGTTTGGAAGTCGCGGACCATGGAGTTGTAATCGTTCGTCACCACCTTGCCGCTTGCTTCTTCCACGATTGTCGGCACGGTGATGCCGCGCGGGTAGTCGGGAAAGCGTGCGAAGTATGCATCCTGCAGGCGGGGGATCTGTAGCACGGGGTCCACGCCGCCCGGATCCAAGTCGAAGGTCCAGGAGCGCTTGTCGTGAGTCGGGCCAGCCAGGCCCAAGGAGATCACATCTTCCAGCCCCATCAGGCGCCGCACGATGACAGCGCGATGCGCCCATGGGCAGGCACGTGCGGCGATGAGACGGTAGCGGTGCGGCTGCACGGGCCAGTGCGAAGCTTTATTGCTTATCGACGACACAATGCGGTCACCGATATAGTTCGTATCCCGCTTGAACTCGCCGTCTGTTGAGGCGTTCTGGGCATCGCCTGCCCAGTCCTTCTGTGCGTCTGTAGTCATCGTGTCCTCCCTTATCGCGTGAAAAGTTTGTGACACGTCAACTATAGGCTGTTTCTGATCATGAGCGAGGGGGGATGTGCTGTTGCAAGAGGATGAGCAGTGTGACGGAAAGCCCGGAGACAGGCCCAGAGACAGGCCCAGAGACAAGGCAATACAAAGCCTTCGGATGGCGCGAATCCTGGGCCTTCATCGCGGTCATGGTGTTTCTCTCCCTAGCTGGCTTCTTTATGGTCGATGGCGGTGAAAGGGCGCTGGAACCCCTTGACCGAGCGCCGGATCCATAGCCGTGCCATTTTGGGACACGCCCGCACCTTCGGTTTCGGGCCATTACCAGAGCGCTTATCCGGAGAAGCCTTCTGCTCCCACTCCAGCGGGGTAGTGATCGTCCCCTGAGTACGGGGATTCCCCGGATTTACAGGCTGATTCACCGAGAAGATTGTTAAAAACGCCTGCGGATTCTTGCGCCCATCCTGAGTCTTCGTCCACGCGTCACTCAATGGTGTGCTGGTTTTGCGCGATCTCGGTTTCAGCAATGTCTATCAAACGCACGAGACGGGGCTTGAGTCGCATGCGAGGTTAGGCTAACCTAACGTAATAATGGTTATTATCTTCTGAGAGGGCAACACAGTGCCGCTTGTGACTGATGAACCCACCACAGCGACCAATGAGTCGACGAGTCGGCCGAGAGGGGGCGGCACCGCCGACGACGGCCCGCGAACCCGATCACCTAACCCGAAACCGCCGCGTGGACGCGGCCCACACACCCGGAGACAGAACCAGATGAAGTCGATTGCCCAGATCGTCCAGAACAACCTCAGACTCCTCGCGGCCTACGAGGACAAGGTCCAGCCGAGGTTCCTCAGCCGCTATGCGCGTGAACCGATGGACGCCGCCGTCGAAGGGCTCGGGGCCGGACGGAATTCCACGTCGCCGACGTCCTCGCGCCGCTCGGCAGGGTCGCCGGGCAGCGAGGTCGAGGACCTCGCCGAAGCCAACGGGTTGAAGCTGGGCGGAGCCTCACACGTCGGCATGGTGTACTTCCGCACTCTCACGAAGAAAAGCGCGATCGGGGAGGCGGGCAAGTGAGCGCTGTGGACGGGACCGTAGGCCCGTGGTCGCTGCTCGCCCCGATTCGGACCCGGATGCGGGCGGTGGTCGCGTTATCCGTCCTGTCGTCGGTGGCTACCGTCGCTTCGCTGGTCGGCATCATCGACATCGCGATGACGTACCCGGAGGCCCCGGAGCATCGGACGTGGTTGGCCGTGGCTGTCATCGTCGTCGCCGCAACGGTGCGCATGGCCGCAGACGGCGCCGCCGGCATGCTCTCGCACCGGGCGGATAACGACCTGCAGCTCCACCTCCGGCGCCGGCTGGTCGCCCAAATCCGGAAGTTACCGCTGGGCTGGCTGGACGCCCGGCGCTCGTCGGGAATCATCGAGTCGGTTGAGAAGGACGTCGCGGCTGTCCACCAGCTCATGGGCCACACCGTCGGTGAGACCGTGGTGGCGGTGCTGGTTCCCCTGCTTTCCCTCATCGCGCTCGTCGTGGTGGATTGGCGGATCGCGGTGGTGGCGGTCGTCCCGGTGCTGGTCACCTTCGCCCTGATGGGCGTGATGATTTCGCGCGGAGCCGGTCTTCAGCGCGACTACGAGCGAGCCTCCGAAGGAGTGACGGCCGCGGTCATCGAGCTGGTGCGCGGTATCCCGGTGATGAAGTCCTTCGGACGCGCCAACCAGGGAGCGGGTCGCTACGATGCCGCGGCGTTGTCGTTCGTCCGCGCGTGGTCCGCCTGGTCCCGGCAGTCGAACATCTATCTCGGGCTCATCGACGTGGTGACGTCCCCGACCACAGTCCTTGCAGTGGTGTGCGGGGCCGGCCTCGCTCTGAGGGACACCGCGGGCGGCATACCGGAGGGTCTCGTCGCCGGGCTGGTTCTCAGCCTTGGACTCTCCGCGGCGATCGTGCGGGTGGCCATGAACTCCGAACCCATCATCGCGGGGATCGCTGCCCTGAAGTCCATCGCGGAGGTACTGAGCACGCCGCCGATCGCCGAGCCTGCCGATCCGGTGCCCGCGCGCGGAGGCGCGCTCGAGGTCCGGAACCTGGTCTTTTCCTACGGCGATGGGCCGCGGGTCCTCGACGGGATGTCCGCGGCGTTCGAACCAGGGACCCTCACTGCGCTGGTGGGCTCCTCCGGTTCCGGAAAGTCCACCGTCGCCCGGCTGTTGGCGCGTTTCCACGACCCTGTTGAAGGCTCGGTGCTGCTGGGCGGCGTCGATCTTCGCGACATCGCCGTGCGCGACGTGCACCGCTCGGTGTCGGTGGTGTTCCAAGATCCGCAGTTGTTCACGCTGCCGTTGCGGGAGAACATCCGGCTGGCCAGGAGAGACGCCACCGACGACGAAATCATGGCGGCCGCGAAGCTCGCGAACCTCGATGCGGTCATCGCGGCGCTGCCGAAGCGCCTGGATTCGGTGGTCAACGTCGATGTGACCTTTTCCGGTGGTGAGGCGCAGCGCGTAGCCATCGCGAGGTCGATCGTCACGGACGCGCCGGTGCTCATCTTCGACGAGGCAACCGCTTACGCGGATCCGGCTTCCGAGGCCCTCATCCAGTCCGCAATCGAGCGTTTGGCCCGTTCGCGGACGGTGATTGTGATCGCGCACAGGTTGAGCACGATCCGCAACGCCGACCGCATCCTCGTTCTCGATGGGGGAGCGGTCGCGGAGGCGGGTACTCACGACGAGTTGCTTGCGCGCGGTGGCCGCTACCGGGATTTGTGGCGCGCGTTCACGCGCGAGGACGAACCATCCGCCCCGCGGGGTACTGAATCAGACGATGAAAAGGCGGCAAACCGATGATTCGAGACTTGTGGTCGATGACGGATCGGCGCTCGAGAATGACGCTGGTGTGGCTCATTGCGTTGGCCACGCTTGCCGCGCTGGCCCAGGGAGCGGCGTTCGTCGCACTGCTGCCGCTGCTGTCGGCTCAGGCCGAGGGAGATGATGCGACGGCGTGGCGTTTCACCGGCGTCATCGCCGGCCTCGCGGCCGCCCATGCGGTGCTGTCCCTCGCCGTGGGGACAGTTGGCAGGGCGAATTCCGCAGCGGTGCTGTCGTCCCTGCTGCGTTCCCTGGGCGAACGCGTGCTGACGTTGCCACTCGGGTACGTCACCAAGTCCACAGCCGGCCGGTTTTCGGAGATGGCGTCGTCGGGTATCGCGTTCGCGGCGTCCGTGCCGCACGTGATCCTGCGGCCCGTCATCGCCGCGGTGGTTACGCCGACCGTCATCGCCTTCGGAATTCTGGCGGTGGATTGGCGCGTCGGTTTGGTTCTTGTCGCGTCGGCGCCGGTGCTCTTCTTCGCCTACCGGGCCATTGGCCGGGTCGGCGGGGAGTCGGACGAAGCGCATGCTGAGGCCGTCGCTGCCGTCTCCGGCAGGCTGATCGAGTTCACCCGCGGCCAGCAGGCGATTCGCGCCGCGGGCGACGGTTCGGCAGCGGACGCGATGGTGGATGAGGCTATCCAGGCCCAACACGATGCGTTCGCGAAGGCGACGTCGACGCAGGGAGCGGCCATCGGACGGTTGGGTTCGGTCGTCCATGCAGTGTTCACGGCGGCGGTGATCGTCGCCGTGGCAGTCGCCGCGACGGGCGGGATGGCGCCGGCGCATTTGGCGCCGATACTCATCGTGCTCGTCCAGTTCACCGGACCGATCACCACGGCGGGAGCGTTGTCCGGCGGTTTCGGTGCGGGCCGCAACACGTTGGCTGCGTTGCGTGACCTGCGGGCAATCCCCGCTCTTCCCGAACCTGCCGCACCGGAGCTGCCCGACGGGTATGACGTGGAGTTCCGCGGCGTGAGCTTCGGGTACGGAGATAAGAAGGTTCTCGACGACGTCAGCTTCCGTGCACCTCAGGGAGCGCTGGTTGCCGTAGTGGGACCGTCGGGGTCGGGCAAGACGACGGTCATGCGGCTGCTGTCGCGTTTTCATGATCCGGACTCGGGGGAGATCCTCATCGGCGGGGTGCCCTTGCCTCGGATCGGCACCGACGGCGTGAACTCGCTGGTGACCCCGGTGTTCCAGGAGACGTTCCTTTTCGACGCGTCCGTGCGGGACAACGTGGTCTTCGCCGACCCCGGATTCGGTTCCAGGCCCGGTGACGGGGACCGCTTGCGCGAGGCCGCCCGGCGTTCCGGGGTGGACCGCATCGTGGAGCTGCTGCCTTCCGGGTGGGATACCCCAGTGGGGGAAGAGGGGACGCTGCTGTCGGGAGGTGAGCGGCAGCGCCTCGCCATCGCCCGGGCGCTTCTGAAGGATTCCCCGGTGGTGCTTCTCGACGAGCCGACGTCCTCGCTGGATGCGGCCACTGAGCGGGCGATCGTCGGCACGATGGAGGCGTTGCGCGGCGATCACACTGTGATCGTCGTCGCCCATCGCCTGCACACCATCCGCGATGCCGACCTCATCGTCGTGCTTTCGGAGGACGGGACGGTCGCAGAACGGGGCACGCACGATGAATTGCTGGCGAAGGGCGGCCGCTACGCCGAGTCTTGGGCGTGCCGGACGGGGAGTTCCCCGGGATCCAGATCCAGCTCGTCGTGGACCACCACGACGACGGCATCGGAGAAGCGCGGATAGCTAGTTCATCTCGCACCAGATTGGCTTAGTTCCCAGGAGCCAAAGCGCACCGCGCAGACACCCCAGTGGAGGAGCAAGAGCACGAGGAGCGCCAAGGAAAGTGCGTGCCAGCCTTCGTCCCAAGCACCCAAGCACAGAGTGCCCACGGGGAAGGTAGAGCCCCACCAACCAGGGCCGTAGGGCGCCCAGTGGAGGACAGCCTCGTACAAGCAGTACATGGCATAGAGGACACACGGTACGGCGAGGGTGAACATGATGAGGCCGTACAGGTGAGTGTCGAAAAGCAATGTCGATGCTGCCGTCGACTGGCCGACAACACCGAGGGGAATCCACGCTGTACCCGCGGCTGCGCCACGTGGGCGCGTGCGGGATCAGTAGCAGTAGAGGAAGAGCGGGATCGCGGTGAAGAACGTGAGGAAGAAGCACAGCTCACCCGCGTAGTGATAAAACTCGCCGTGATGGGTGGCCAGCTGCCCGGCGGATGTCGCGGCGACCATCGGGGACACCAGCGCCAAGCCCCACGGGAACGCAGGCTCGGTGTAGTGAGCGGACTGCTTCCACAAACCCCAGAGTTGCCACAAGCACACGATGATGGCCAGTGGCGCGCCGATCCACCAGCTGATCAGCTGGAACGCATCGTTGCCCGTGAGTGCCGTCCACGCCGAGCCGCACGCGAGCAGCCCCATCGCGTACATGCCTCACGCCGCCATGTTCTGGCGCCGCGGCGGCTCATTGCGCACGCCGACCGTGAACACAACAAGGAGCCCCGCCGCGATGAGCGCAAAAACTACCTGGGCTACATGAAATCCATGTAACTCAGTCAAACTCGACGCAATCGAGGTTCCCATTAAAGCGCCGGCCCAAGCGGGACCGAACTTTGGCAACGTCATAGGACTAACGCTAGGCCTGCCACCTCGTCTCATCCACTTTGGGTCGGGGCTTTGTGGTTTTTAGGACGCGAATGGCCTGAAGCGCGCGACGGTGCCGGGTGCTTCGAATCGACGGAAAAGACCACGCCAATTGCCCATCACGGATTCGCATCAGTAGGGTGAAAACATGTCGAAGAGCCAGGCGCAGCGTAGCGTGTCGCGCAACCCCCGCACACGCCGACGCTCACCCGGTTGGGTGCCCGACCAACACGGCGCCTGGTTTATGGTCACTGTCCCCGCTATCACCGGCGTCATTCTGGCGCCGTCGTGGACTGCGATTCCTCTGTTGCTGACCTGGTGGCTCGGCTATTTCACCTTTTTCGCCGGCAGCGTCTGGATCCGTTCGCGCTTCCGCGAACGCAACCGGCCCCCGGTCTTGGTCTACGGGTCGCTCGCGGCGGTCGCGGGTGTGACAACGCTGATCTTCGACTGGCGGCTTCTCATGTGGGTCCCGGCGTTCGCACCGTTGGTGGCCATAGCCGTATTCGAGGCATGGAAGCGGCGTCCGAGGTCGCTGTTGTCGGGTGTTTCCACTGTCGTAGCAGCCTGCCTCATCCTGCCGGTGGCCGCCTGGGCCGGGGGAGGCCTGGATGTGGAGGCGTGGGCCGCATTTGCCGTGTACCTGGCGTACTTCGTCGGCACTGTGCCCTACGTGAAGACGCTCATCCGTGAACGCGGCTCCAGGCCCTGGTTCATCGGGTCGGTGAGCTATCACGTCGTCGTGCTTGTCGCTGCCGTCGTCGCCGTGCTCGTAACCGGCGGGCATCCTTTCCACCCAGCGATCATCGTCGTGGCCGTCGTGTTGCTCGCGCGGGCGACGCTGATGCCGATCACCGGCGCACGTCGTGAGAAGCCATGGACGCCGAAGATCGTCGGACTTCTGGACGCTGCCATCACAGTGCTGGTGGTCATCGTTGTGCTGCTCTAAGGCGCCTCATTCGCTGCCTCGTCACTTTGGCTGATTGAGATACAGCCCATGG includes the following:
- a CDS encoding MerR family transcriptional regulator, which encodes MQNSNFKIGEVVDQTGLSIPTLRYYDNVGLITPSGRSPGGFRLYSEADVRRVLLVRRMKPLGFTLDQMREFLEAAEILHSSDGGQESDTAQQARSNAKATLADIREETRTRYEKLRKQIAYAEEFLDLVNTLAP
- a CDS encoding SulP family inorganic anion transporter encodes the protein MTETSTAAPRPLLSPDGADAPTGIIASFRYAFSSPARIRIEILAGLAVSLALIPEAIAFSILAGVDPAMGLFSSVVMAIAIAFTGGRPAMITGATGAIALVIAPVARGYGMDYFIATVLLGGVLQIVLGALGVAKLQRFIPRSVMLGFVNALGIMIFTAQLEHLIDVPWIVYPLVGLGVVIMIFFPKLTSVIPAPLVTIIVLTGLVIAAGLTVPTVSDMGKMPETLPSLFIPNVPWTLETLQIIAPYALAMAVVGLMESLMTAKLVDDITDTHSDKTRESWGQGVANIASGFFGGMGGCAMIGQTMINVRESGARTRLSTLLAGVFLLVLVLALGDIVGMIPMAALVAIMIMVSVGTIDWHSVHPRTLKLMPVSETIVMAVTIIATLATSNLAIGVVLGVVTAMIMFARRMAHIASIEKVSEIDSDGDGEIDTRTYRVHGQLFWASSNDLVYRFDYTDSARHITIDLTEAEIWDASTVATFDAITQKFQDRGKTVSIIGLDGPSQDRLNRLSGRLGTGH
- a CDS encoding transcriptional regulator, which codes for MSKDPSPRPAKLDPVIHPINRLKICATLFHSGATGGRQMKYAVLAELTELPADTLSKQLKHLEDSGYISRTREYGSTRAKDAVWVALTQTGTEAYAQHVAALKAMTEGS
- a CDS encoding glutathione S-transferase family protein; protein product: MTTDAQKDWAGDAQNASTDGEFKRDTNYIGDRIVSSISNKASHWPVQPHRYRLIAARACPWAHRAVIVRRLMGLEDVISLGLAGPTHDKRSWTFDLDPGGVDPVLQIPRLQDAYFARFPDYPRGITVPTIVEEASGKVVTNDYNSMVRDFQTEWTAYHRPGAPNLLPPEELREEAEAINDFLFRKFNNGVYRAGFSASQDAYEEAYDDVFEVLDWLEDRLANHRFIMGEHITETDIRAYTTLIRFDAVYHGHFKTNRNKITEMPNVYGYLRELFQTPGFGDTTDFTEIKQHYYIVHREVNPTRIVPSGPDLSGLTQPHGRDHLPGSPFAAGTTLPGPLPESEKLKNPTDFQRELFGLE
- a CDS encoding ABC transporter ATP-binding protein, translating into MRAVVALSVLSSVATVASLVGIIDIAMTYPEAPEHRTWLAVAVIVVAATVRMAADGAAGMLSHRADNDLQLHLRRRLVAQIRKLPLGWLDARRSSGIIESVEKDVAAVHQLMGHTVGETVVAVLVPLLSLIALVVVDWRIAVVAVVPVLVTFALMGVMISRGAGLQRDYERASEGVTAAVIELVRGIPVMKSFGRANQGAGRYDAAALSFVRAWSAWSRQSNIYLGLIDVVTSPTTVLAVVCGAGLALRDTAGGIPEGLVAGLVLSLGLSAAIVRVAMNSEPIIAGIAALKSIAEVLSTPPIAEPADPVPARGGALEVRNLVFSYGDGPRVLDGMSAAFEPGTLTALVGSSGSGKSTVARLLARFHDPVEGSVLLGGVDLRDIAVRDVHRSVSVVFQDPQLFTLPLRENIRLARRDATDDEIMAAAKLANLDAVIAALPKRLDSVVNVDVTFSGGEAQRVAIARSIVTDAPVLIFDEATAYADPASEALIQSAIERLARSRTVIVIAHRLSTIRNADRILVLDGGAVAEAGTHDELLARGGRYRDLWRAFTREDEPSAPRGTESDDEKAANR
- a CDS encoding ABC transporter ATP-binding protein, with translation MIRDLWSMTDRRSRMTLVWLIALATLAALAQGAAFVALLPLLSAQAEGDDATAWRFTGVIAGLAAAHAVLSLAVGTVGRANSAAVLSSLLRSLGERVLTLPLGYVTKSTAGRFSEMASSGIAFAASVPHVILRPVIAAVVTPTVIAFGILAVDWRVGLVLVASAPVLFFAYRAIGRVGGESDEAHAEAVAAVSGRLIEFTRGQQAIRAAGDGSAADAMVDEAIQAQHDAFAKATSTQGAAIGRLGSVVHAVFTAAVIVAVAVAATGGMAPAHLAPILIVLVQFTGPITTAGALSGGFGAGRNTLAALRDLRAIPALPEPAAPELPDGYDVEFRGVSFGYGDKKVLDDVSFRAPQGALVAVVGPSGSGKTTVMRLLSRFHDPDSGEILIGGVPLPRIGTDGVNSLVTPVFQETFLFDASVRDNVVFADPGFGSRPGDGDRLREAARRSGVDRIVELLPSGWDTPVGEEGTLLSGGERQRLAIARALLKDSPVVLLDEPTSSLDAATERAIVGTMEALRGDHTVIVVAHRLHTIRDADLIVVLSEDGTVAERGTHDELLAKGGRYAESWACRTGSSPGSRSSSSWTTTTTASEKRG